The Neobacillus sp. PS3-34 genome has a window encoding:
- a CDS encoding YqzL family protein, which translates to MLDFTWKVFSETGNIDTYLLFKELEKDRQEIPGYLDDELAHMDSPIS; encoded by the coding sequence ATGTTGGATTTTACCTGGAAGGTTTTTAGCGAAACAGGTAACATTGACACATATCTTCTCTTTAAGGAACTTGAGAAGGACAGACAAGAAATACCCGGTTATCTGGATGATGAGCTAGCACACATGGATTCGCCCATTTCATAA